The Gambusia affinis linkage group LG05, SWU_Gaff_1.0, whole genome shotgun sequence region GGATTGACAAATTCCTGCCCAGGACTCGGACTGTAAAACTTTATAAGATCGGCCCCATTTTCTTCTCCTCCGTTATGTAGAGGTAAAAAGGAGGATGATGTCACCTTTCCTAAAACTCTTGTGTCCaaatttttgtggttttactgGAGATTGATGAGCTTGATGGGtcacagaaaccaaacaaatcCATGTTGTTGCtaaattgttaaagattttaGCCCATTCAGCCTGAAACCAGCTGCTCCTTAAAGGATTTTGCTGATTTGACTCAAAATCTCCAGATATGTTGTTGCGGCTCGACGTACCTTgagtagagatgcaccaatcaggaTTTTGAAGCATAAATCCAACCTACGTAGCTGCGGTTCTGACTTTAGCCtatctttgatttttctttaagaattataagaagaagaaaatatctaatttatttcctttcagCCTTTCTCTGGGTATGAGAGAAgctgctgtaaaaacaacagttttccTGTTATCTTAAAACTAAGGTAAAATGTTTGCAGTAGGGACAAATTGTCATTTAAACCCATTAGTGAGATAAGATGAGATTTCCAAGACAGTTTCAAAGGTCAAAACGTTCGAACTGAAAAGcttttagccttcctgttatctgctgaagtCTCTCGCTCTCCTGCCACCTGAGTGATGTCACACATTATAGGAAATAATGGCTTCTTATTGTGCTTCGTTTGACAGCTACACCAGCTAACTTTGAGTATTACTGATTCAGTAAAAGTGCCAGATTAGCCTCACAGCACTCAAGTGTGGTGCGTTCACTGACTACTAAAAAGATCAGCATTTTGGGTTCAAATGAGGCctttaaaagctgattttaaaaaatatcagtcaaacaaaattcttcattttattttagaaacagaGTCGTTTATTAGATCCTTGTTAcattaacacattaataaataatttattgacaatttgtaataaatattcatgtcaaattaagaataaaatcttCCAGTATGTTAAAACCTAAATTAAGTTATGAAtatattgcagtttttattttgtgcaaattaaATCATGGAGTCCACTATAAAACATTATATGCGTTGCTCTGTAAAATACAGACACATTTTTAGGACCGttattatttgctgttttctgtttaaaagatcattttataaaattaatctgcttttttacctttaactttctgTGAGCATTCAAGTTAAAGGAGTATGTACTccatagaaacaaacaaaaagtggaCTTTTCAGGAAAGCTGTCACTAGTGCACACGCAGAGGGCTTAAATATGGCAAAGGGTTTGATGCAGCGGATTTTACCAACTTTATTTGAGGACTATGGAGGACTCAGAAACAGATCAGTAATGACAAACGCTCTACTTTTAAGCATTTGTGAGTCATTTGTTTAAAACTATAATGCAACTGTAACGTTGCattctgatgacatcatcagtctggactgtttgtagtttttcttctctcctcgCTAACAAGAACCTCTCCTGTTTTTgtgttcttctctttttctctgtgttcttcttctcttccatGTGTCTCTGTGGCGATGCTGGACGCTGATTGGGGGTCCTCTGGTGCCGTCCCGCTACTCGAACGGACGGGGTGCCCCCATCCTCTGCTCTTCCGACATAAACATTAACTTGTCTATTGTTCctccaaaatgtgtttgaaatgatTAACTCGCCACTTTTGAAATCTGTTGTCgttttctcctctctcctccacGTCGCGCTGCTTGTGTCTCTTGTTGTTGCTCTCCTCCTTCCTGCAGAGCCGCCAGTGAAAAGACTAAGATCCGGTTTAGTTGCGTACTCCGGCGACTCCTCTGACGAAGAGGAAGACCACCCTTCGTCCAAAGCTTCGTGGCTTGGTAACCACGGGGCAGGTAACCACCCACCCACCTCTACTGCTTCAAGCTGGGCTCAGGGCTACCGCGGCCCTCCGCCTCTGCCGACTCGTGCCAAAATGCAGCCACAGCAGCAGTCCATTCCTTTCTGGATGGCGCCATGAAGCTGAAATGTCTCTCAGTGCTTTCTTCAATCCTACAGGacctcattttttttctcaccacttGTCTCTCTGATGGAGGACAGCTTCTTGACAGCTGTTGTCTCTGTTTTGAACAATTTATTCAGCTCTTGGAAACAAGTGGACGTACTAATGTTTTGTATACATTATAGGTTGAAGATGAACGTTTGCACgacttccttttctttttggatgTATTAGAGGCTCAGATGAGAGGCCGTCTGCCtcacattttactttgaattcaatcagaacagcagcagattaaaaaaaaaatggtctaaagctataaaaaatatcagtttgatGTTATACATCAATGACCATTTAATTTTAGAGTAGTTTTTCCTACTGTTTGGCCCTTTTCTGTctccctgtttgtttgttggttttctttccTAATTCCTCTTTTGTACAGGTCATACAGGAGTTACATGTGGTACACCTACAAAATTTCATCCTTTTATGAAATAAACCTAATTTATTGGGGTGATTGAGTCTGGTGTTTATTGGATTTCAACTAAGCTCGTTGCAGACAGATCAGGAACTAAATGCCATAAGTTTCAGAAAATGGCTGAATTCAATAGTTTCCTAAAGCTTTTAGCTTCAAAAATCATTTATAActtagatgttttattattgtgttgGATAAAATGCAGGAAACTTCCCAGTTCAGATCATCTCACTCTCCTGCTTCCTTGGAGGATTTTTCTCTTTATGCTGAGCAATGCGGTTCTCCATGTCCGTCCGAAAGTGGCGTATTAGACCCTAAAGATGTGGggattcagtaaaaaaaaaaagttaatttgtcccgtgttgaatttatttaatcataagcACTCGATGCGTCACCTGAACAGGCCAAGCCGCTCCGTCTCCCAGGGCACAAATAGTGTGACCCTCGATCTGTTTGCTGAGCTCCCAGATCATGTCGATTTCTGACACGGCTGCGTCTCCTCGCACAAACCGCCACATCATTTTATCCATCCAGTCCACTCCTGAAGGAGGGCAGTGAAAGCAAATCATTGAGAAGTAACTGAATATTAGAAATTAAAGCTTTACACAAATCAAGATATaacatgttttgcattgttCTGTTCCTGCATAAGTTGTTCCTTGAAAGAGATTAACTGCACACATTTGAGTTTCCCAAGCCTGGTTTTGGGTAGAAGTCACTGGATGTTTGTCTTATTAAGtataaaatttaaactgaaagcaaaaaataaataaattatgttttgtgcttttcattttgagaaaattataaTCTGTAGCACTCCTGCAATGAGCTACGTATCATGACAATAAACGCAACATCAAATTGCAGTTCCTTACCTTCCCTGCAGGGGGTGCACTGGCCACAGCTCTCGTGCTTATAAAACTCAACCAAACGTGCAATAGCTCGAATCACATCTGTCTGCaagaagtaaaaagaaacaaactagaCTCTCTGTTAGCACTTACAGTGTGGTTAGTGTGAGATCATTCAGTCTGTTTACTGATTTGTCCATGACTATAACCGCTGCAGTTCCCAATGCCGTCTGCGCGCGGACCAGGTCATCAAAATCCATCAGAACGTCGTTACATACGTGCTGAGGGATGATGGGAGTGGAGGACCCTCCTGGAATCACTCCTAATAGATTGCCCCAGCCTCCCCTCACTCCTCCTGCATCaagcacaaaatcattttgaagCTCAGTAGAGCAGACATCGACAGAGATCTTAACTGAACACACACCTGCATGTCTCTCGATGAGCTCCCTCAAAGGAATCGACATCTCTTCCTCCACGGTGCACGGGAAGTTCACGTGACCCGAGATGTTGAACAGCTTCGTCCCAGAGTTCCTCTCCCTCCCAAAGCTGGCAAACCAAGCTCCGCCACGGCGACAGATCGCAGGCGCCACAGCGACGGTCTCCACGTTGGCCACTGTTGTTGGGCATCCAAAGACGCCTTAATGTGAAACACGAGAGATGTAGCAGCCACAGTTTTATAGTTTTACCCAGTTTGCTGTTTCTTCAGTCATTAATGGAAGTGATTAGAGGCTGTGGAGCATTTACCTCACCTACATCTGCAGGGAAAGGTGGCTTCAGACGAGGTTTGCCTTGCTTGCCCTCAAGAGACTCAATGAGTGCCGTCTCCTCTCCGCAGATGTAGGCGCCGGCCCCGCGCATCACAAACACATCCAAGTCATACCCTGAACCACAGGCATTCTTCCCGATCAGCCTGGCCTTGTATGCCTCATTAATAGCCacctttatgaaagaaaaagaaaggtaaCACTGTAacctttctttaaaatgtaaggGCTGGGCAAGAGGTCACATGTTTTGAATTTTGCTCTAGCGGATCAATGCAAAGTAGAGTAACCAAACCACTGTTGgtgtttaaattacatttccaaaaaatTGCCTCCTGCATTCTTCTTTTTGCATTTGGTTATGATTCTGTAGTGAAAATAGGAACAGTTCTaatttttccaagttttttttaatcaagtgtTTGTATTCCTACCTGCAGATTTGATGATTCATTGTAAAACTCTCCTCTGATGTAGATGTAAGCCGCCCGAGCCCCCATGGCTCTTCCAGCAATGAGGCAGCCCTCAATGAGCTTATGGGGGTCGTGACGCAGAATCTCTCGGTCTTTACACGTCCCAGGTTCCCCCTCATCTGCATTCACTACCAGGTACTTGGGCCTGGACAGGGGAAGGAAGGAAATCCACTTGAATGTTGGGGTGGGGAATCAAGGTTGTATGTGGTGAAAGATGTCCCTTATACCTGCCGTCACTGGGTTTGTTCATGAAGCTCCACTTCATCCCAGTGGGGAATCCTGCACCCCCTCTGCCTCTGAGGCCTGAGATCTTCACCTCGTTGAGGATCCACTCGGGTCCTTTCAGGATTATCTCTTTGGTCTTGTACCAGTCTCCTCTTTTGAGCGCTCCTTTGAGTCTAAAacgaataaaaacaaattgaaatcaACCTATTTTGTACTGTGTTTTGGTTCTTTATGTGACTGAGGATGAGCTGAGCATGAATGTTTGCTAACCTCCAGTCATGCCGGCCATAAAGGTTAGTAAAGATCCGGTCCTGATCGCTCAGAGGACCAAACTTTGTCTTTTTGGGTTTCATCTGTGAAAGAGATAGAAAGAGAGCTACAAATGTCTAAGCTACAAGAACTGCATGTACTCatgtcattttataaaataaactttaacctTCACCACTCCAAGCTACAATTTTTGCAGAATGGATGACTTTAAGGAAATTGTTCTTGAAGCCACTTTTTGGTAAAAGAAACATGGCATCAAAATAACTTTATAGCTAAGGATATTGTTGCTGGCAACACTGCaccaaaattaatttattgaagtA contains the following coding sequences:
- the LOC122830563 gene encoding NADH dehydrogenase [ubiquinone] flavoprotein 1, mitochondrial-like isoform X2, giving the protein MLLPLLLPPRMLRGAAARQVAQRLTYCSAAHAQMKPKKTKFGPLSDQDRIFTNLYGRHDWRLKGALKRGDWYKTKEIILKGPEWILNEVKISGLRGRGGAGFPTGMKWSFMNKPSDGRPKYLVVNADEGEPGTCKDREILRHDPHKLIEGCLIAGRAMGARAAYIYIRGEFYNESSNLQVAINEAYKARLIGKNACGSGYDLDVFVMRGAGAYICGEETALIESLEGKQGKPRLKPPFPADVGVFGCPTTVANVETVAVAPAICRRGGAWFASFGRERNSGTKLFNISGHVNFPCTVEEEMSIPLRELIERHAGGVRGGWGNLLGVIPGGSSTPIIPQHVCNDVLMDFDDLVRAQTALGTAAVIVMDKSTDVIRAIARLVEFYKHESCGQCTPCREGVDWMDKMMWRFVRGDAAVSEIDMIWELSKQIEGHTICALGDGAAWPVQGLIRHFRTDMENRIAQHKEKNPPRKQESEMI
- the LOC122830563 gene encoding NADH dehydrogenase [ubiquinone] flavoprotein 1, mitochondrial-like isoform X1 — encoded protein: MLLPLLLPPRMLRGAAARQVAQRLTYCSAAHAQMKPKKTKFGPLSDQDRIFTNLYGRHDWRLKGALKRGDWYKTKEIILKGPEWILNEVKISGLRGRGGAGFPTGMKWSFMNKPSDGRPKYLVVNADEGEPGTCKDREILRHDPHKLIEGCLIAGRAMGARAAYIYIRGEFYNESSNLQVAINEAYKARLIGKNACGSGYDLDVFVMRGAGAYICGEETALIESLEGKQGKPRLKPPFPADVGVFGCPTTVANVETVAVAPAICRRGGAWFASFGRERNSGTKLFNISGHVNFPCTVEEEMSIPLRELIERHAGVCSVKISVDVCSTELQNDFVLDAGGVRGGWGNLLGVIPGGSSTPIIPQHVCNDVLMDFDDLVRAQTALGTAAVIVMDKSTDVIRAIARLVEFYKHESCGQCTPCREGVDWMDKMMWRFVRGDAAVSEIDMIWELSKQIEGHTICALGDGAAWPVQGLIRHFRTDMENRIAQHKEKNPPRKQESEMI